A stretch of DNA from Cellulomonas fengjieae:
GCTCTGGGTCGCTGACGAAGACTGAGGAGCTTCGCGGACGTCGGCGCTGCCGTTGCGCCAGGTCGTCCGCCGTGGCGGCCGCGTCGTTGGCGGGCGGCGATGGTGTCGGACTTCTCGGGGATCACGACCTGGATGCCTCGTGCGTGCAGCGCCCGCCGGTAGGCGCCGGCGGAGTAGGCCGCCCCTCGTTCGAGGGCAGCAACGGCTCGATCCGCGCCCACCGCTCGTGAGAGAACACCTGATACCGCGAAGTTGACGTCAGACCACAGACTGCCGCGCGCCTCACCGCAGAAATGGGAGACGCGCCCTAGTTGGCGTCGCTCTCACCCACGGCGCGGCCAGCTCGACGGCGCACCCGCACCGGGGAGGCTCAGACCGCTCCGCGACGTCAGACCGAGGCTATGTTGAACTCGTCTGCTGTGATCACGAACTGCCTGTAGTGGGTGTGCTCGCCCAGGTAGGTGCCGCCGTTCCCATTGCCGGTCTCCCGCATCCCGAGCCGTCGGAGGATGCGTACGGACGGTTCGTTGGCGTCCAGCGCTTCCGCCCAGATCTCGCGAAGGCCGATGTCAGCGAAGCCGTACTCCAGACCTGCAGCAGCGGCGACCGTTCCTACGCCTTTACCCCACAGGCGTCGCTCGCCGATCAGGTACCCCAGTTCCCGTCGGTCGGGCTCATCGCCGTGAAGGTCGACGTAGCCGATCAAGTGACCTCCGTGAACCACCCCAAGCCGCAGGAGGTCGGCGGGAGGCTCTGAAATCGAACGACGGTAGAAGGACGAGTAGAACTCGAGGCCGCGTCCTACGGGCCACTCCGCAGCCCGGCAGAACTCCTCATCCCGGGCCCACGAAGCGATCGCTCCAGCGTCGTCGACAGTGAGAGGTCGCAGGGACACGGTCGGGGTCTCAAGCACTCCAAGAGGCTAGTCCGGCGTACTGAACCTCACCCACGTCCGCGATGTCCTCGGCCACCGATCATGGACGGCGCTGGCTCGGCCGGCGTCCTCGAACGCGGAACGCGGTGGGTGTGTGCGCCCGGCATCGCTGAACTCGGAGCAGAGCGAGGATCGGCGCCGGATCTCCGTGACCGTCGAGAGGGAGGAACGGTGAGTGCGAGAGCAAGCAGGGGATCGGGATCTCATCGGAGTTGTCCAAAACTCACGTGATTGTCCACTCCGCGCCTCAGACGCCGGGCAGGATGACCGTCAGGTCCCCACGGGCGGAGGTCGTGACGATGCGAGTGCTGCTGGACGAACTGGTCAGCGTCGACTACGGGTTCATGACGATCGAGCCGTTCGGCGGTGCCCTGAGCCCCAAGTTGAGCGAATCACGAGGCGGCCAGCGGAACGGGCTGTGCGGTGCGGCGCTCCCCGGTGCGCTGTCGTTCGTCGTCGGTCTGAACACCGGATCCGTCCCGGTCCGCATCGAGCTCCACGACGACGCTCCGCCGCCCGACCCTGACTGGGAGGACGTCGTCGAGGCCTCCCTGACCCCGGTCGAGGCCGAGCCGTACCTGCTCTCCAGCTTCGACCACGCGGAGCCGCTCGACCTGCCCACCGACAGGTCCTTGCGCGCGCGCTGGAGTGCGCATGGGATGGACGAGGCCCATCAGTGCGGAGCCGAGGAGGGGGAGCCGCCGGTCGACCGGTACCTTCTGCAGCTTTGGCCTGCTCCACCCGCGGCCGACAGGGTGGTGCGGTGCGGCAGCGAGGAGGCGCGGTACTGGCACTGCGTCGCCGAGCAGACGCCCCCGCCGCCGACACCCGAGGAACGCGAGCGTGCGCGGATCGCTCAGGAGGCGGCGGACCAGGCTCGCGAGGAGGCTGCGCGTCGCGCGTGGGACGAGCGCGAGGAGACCGCTGCCTGGGGTGGTCGGCCACCGAGCGACGACCTCCGGGCCTGGGGGTGGCGCGCCCGTCAGCTCGCGGGGCAGGACCGCGACCTCGTCGACGCGATCGCCGGGCTCGACCCCGACCAGCAGCGCGCCCTGGCGGCCTGGGCGGCGACCCGGGCGTGCGAACGGGCCGCGATCCTCGACCGGCCGGGGGTCGCCGCGGCGCTCGCCGACATCGCACGCGGTGCGACGCCGGCCGCGCCCTGGACGGGCTTTGGCGAGGCGTGGGATGCCCTGTTCCCGCCGGAGCCCGACGACCAGGACGACGCCGGGGCGCCGCTCTCCGCGGTCGTCATGACGATCTCGCTGAGTCCGGCGTCCGCGGCACGGACGCCACTCGCGCCCGAGGCCGCGGCGATCGACGCCATCCTCTCGGCCGCGGATCCGCACCCGGGCACGGCGGCGGCGGGAGCGGTCGACGGTCTCGGGTCCGGGGCACTCGACCGGGACGCCTGCTTCGCCGAGGCGCTCGCGGTCGTGCGGTCGCTCGGCGCGCGGTGATGCGGACGGCCGCGGCGGAGCGGGTGGCGAGGCCGCAATGGCATCTCGCACGTTCCGCCGCGAACGGTCCCCGCGAGAGCAGATCGCCGTCGTCTGGTACTGCGTGCGGCAAGGCGGCGTCGGGATCAGGCGACCGCTAAGCGTCCAACGACGGTCGCCCCGATCACAGCGCATCCGGGAAGGCGATTCGGCGTGCGAGGCGTGCTTGCCTCACATCCCGAGATCGGCTGTCACCAGGCGGTAGCCGGCGTCCAGCTCGTAGAGCTCAAGGAGGTCGGCGTGCCGCTCGGCCCACACACCTGTTGCGATGTCGCTCGCAGGGTCTTCCAGCCCGCGACGGAGCTCCGCTTCGTCGACATGGCTCGGTTTGACCCTCGACCAGGTCGAGGCGCCAACGTGCGGCCATGACCGTCACAGACCTGCCACCGGGCGCGCTCCCCCGCTCCTACCTCACCTGGCTGACGGGGTTCACCGTCTCGCGGCTGGGCGACGCCGTGTTGATGTTCGCGCTCGGCTGGGCAGCCTCCGGGCTGGGAGGCACAACAGCGGCCCTCGTCCTCACCCTCACCGGACTTCCTCGCGTGATCTTGCTGGTCGTGGGCGGCGCTGTCGCCGACCGCGTCGGTGCACGACGCATCCTCATCGCCGGCGAGGCCGCGATGCTCGCGCTGAGCGTTGCCCTGGCCGTGGCGCTCGCGCGCTTCGGAACTCCCACCTGGCTTCTTCTGACATCTTCGCTCGCGCTCGGCACAGTCACGGCGTTCTGCCTCCCCGCTGCGGGCTCCCAGCCGCGGCGCTTGGTTCCAGACGATCAGCTCCCCCGTGCGCTCGCCCTGCGCCAGGGCTCGGGCCAGGCCGTGCTGATGGGAGCAGCGCCGCTAGGAGGTCTTCTGGTCGGCACGGTCGGACTTCCGGCGATCGCGTGGGGTGACGCAGTGACGCTGGGCGTCGGGCTCTGTGTCCTTGTCGCCGTTCGCGACATGTCGAGCCCGGCGTCAGATGCGGTGTCGACGGCCGCGTCGCGTACCGTCCGGCTCGACCTGGTCGACGGCTTCCGCGTCGTGGGGAGGACTCCAGGCCTGCGCAGGGCTCTCATTCTTGTGGGTGCCGGCGCGGCGCTGATGCTGCCCGTGCCGTCTCTGCTCGTGCCGCTGCTCGGAAGAGCGTCGAGCTGGGGGCCGGGCTCGACGGGCGTCGTGGCCGGCGCTGTGGGTGTGGGAGTGATCAGCGCTGCTGTCCTCACGGCCCGACGCCGTCGTCCACCGCCTCGCACGGCCGGAG
This window harbors:
- a CDS encoding GNAT family N-acetyltransferase; this translates as MLETPTVSLRPLTVDDAGAIASWARDEEFCRAAEWPVGRGLEFYSSFYRRSISEPPADLLRLGVVHGGHLIGYVDLHGDEPDRRELGYLIGERRLWGKGVGTVAAAAGLEYGFADIGLREIWAEALDANEPSVRILRRLGMRETGNGNGGTYLGEHTHYRQFVITADEFNIASV
- a CDS encoding MFS transporter, encoding MTVTDLPPGALPRSYLTWLTGFTVSRLGDAVLMFALGWAASGLGGTTAALVLTLTGLPRVILLVVGGAVADRVGARRILIAGEAAMLALSVALAVALARFGTPTWLLLTSSLALGTVTAFCLPAAGSQPRRLVPDDQLPRALALRQGSGQAVLMGAAPLGGLLVGTVGLPAIAWGDAVTLGVGLCVLVAVRDMSSPASDAVSTAASRTVRLDLVDGFRVVGRTPGLRRALILVGAGAALMLPVPSLLVPLLGRASSWGPGSTGVVAGAVGVGVISAAVLTARRRRPPPRTAGGARAAAGLAVSAVGAFLLATGPALVGPDGVAVAIVGALVFGFGNGTFVARLAPLVLGSAPRTHLARVQALVGLVQLVPVMVTNTILGALAQHASPGWALGATSAGLAACAAWAYRLRLYDDGVSAGPAAREQHDDRLPAR